A stretch of Equus caballus isolate H_3958 breed thoroughbred chromosome 11, TB-T2T, whole genome shotgun sequence DNA encodes these proteins:
- the CORO6 gene encoding coronin-6 isoform X3, giving the protein MSRRVVRQSKFRHVFGQAAKADQAYEDIRVSKVTWDSSFCAVNPKFLAIIVEAGGGGAFIVLPLAKTGRVDKNFPLVTGHTAPVLDIDWCPHNDNVIASASDDTTIMVWQIPDYTPVRNITEPIITLEGHSKRVGILSWHPTARNVLLSAGGDNVIIIWNVGTGEVLLSLDDMHPDVIHSVCWNSNGSLLATTCKDKTLRIIDPRKGQVVAERFAAHEGMRPMRAVFTRQGHIFTTGFTRMSQRELGLWDPNNFEEPVALQEMDTSNGVLLPFYDPDSSIVYLCGKGDSSIRYFEITDEPPFVHYLNTFSSKEPQRGMGFMPKRGLDVSKCEIARFYKLHERKCEPIIMTVPRKSDLFQDDLYPDTPGPEPALEADEWLSGQDAEPVLISLRDGYVPPKHRELRVTKRNILDVRPPSGPRRSQSASDAPLSQQHTLETLLEEIKALREQVQAQERRITALENMLCELVDGTD; this is encoded by the exons ATGAGCCGGCGCGTGGTTCGGCAGAGCAAGTTCCGCCATGTGTTTGGGCAGGCAGCAAAGGCTGACCAGGCCTACGAGGACATCCGTGTGTCCAAGGTCACCTGGGACAGCTCCTTCTGTGCCGTCAACCCCAAATTCCTGGCCATTATTGTGGAGGCTGGAGGTGGAGGTGCCTTTATCGTCTTGCCTCTGGCCAAG ACAGGGCGTGTGGATAAGAACTTCCCACTGGTCACTGGGCACACTGCCCCTGTGCTGGACATCGACTGGTGCCCACACAATGACAACGTCATCGCCAGTGCCTCAGATGACACCACCATCATG GTGTGGCAGATTCCAGACTATACCCCTGTGCGCAACATTACAGAACCCATCATCACACTGGAGGGCCACTCGAAGCGTGTGGGCATCCTCTCCTGGCACCCCACTGCCCGAAATGTCCTACTCAGTGCAG GTGGTGACAATGTGATCATCATCTGGAACGTGGGCACCGGGGAGGTGCTCCTGAGTCTCGACGACATGCACCCTGACGTCATCCACAGCGTGTGCTGGAACAGCAATGGGAGCCTGCTAGCCACCACCTGCAAGGACAAGACCCTGCGCATTATTGACCCCCGCAAGGGCCAGGTGGTGGCG GAGAGGTTTGCGGCCCACGAGGGAATGAGGCCCATGCGGGCGGTCTTCACGCGCCAGGGTCATATCTTCACCACGGGCTTCACCCGCATGAGCCAGCGAGAGCTGGGCCTGTGGGACCCG AACAACTTCGAGGAGCCAGTGGCACTGCAGGAGATGGACACAAGCAACGGGGTCCTACTGCCCTTCTACGATCCCGACTCCAGCATCGTCTACCTATGCGGCAAG GGCGACAGCAGCATTCGGTACTTTGAGATTACCGACGAACCACCCTTCGTGCACTACCTGAACACGTTCAGCAGCAAGGAGCCGCAGAGAGGCATGGGATTCATGCCCAAGCGGGGACTGGATGTCAGCAAGTGTGAGATCGCCAG GTTCTACAAGTTGCACGAAAGAAAGTGTGAACCCATCATCATGACTGTGCCCCGAAAG TCAGACTTGTTCCAGGACGACCTATATCCAGATACTCCGGGCCCCGAGCCGGCCCTAGAAGCGGACGAATGGCTCTCAGGCCAGGACGCCGAACCCGTGCTCATCTCGCTGAGGGACGGTTACGTGCCCCCCAAGCACCGCGAGCTCCGGGTCACCAAGCGCAACATCCTGGACGTGCGCCCACCCTCTGGGCCCCGCCGCAGCCAGTCGGCCAGCGACGCCCCCTTGTCG CAGCAGCACACCCTGGAGACGCTGCTGGAGGAGATCAAGGCCCTTCGCGAGCAGGTGCAGGCCCAGGAGCGGCGCATCACGGCTTTGGAGAACATGCTGTGCGAGCTGGTGGACGGCACGGACTAG
- the CORO6 gene encoding coronin-6 isoform X1, which translates to MSRRVVRQSKFRHVFGQAAKADQAYEDIRVSKVTWDSSFCAVNPKFLAIIVEAGGGGAFIVLPLAKTGRVDKNFPLVTGHTAPVLDIDWCPHNDNVIASASDDTTIMVWQIPDYTPVRNITEPIITLEGHSKRVGILSWHPTARNVLLSAGGDNVIIIWNVGTGEVLLSLDDMHPDVIHSVCWNSNGSLLATTCKDKTLRIIDPRKGQVVAERARPHEGARPLRAVFTADGKLLSTGFSRMSERQLALWDPERFAAHEGMRPMRAVFTRQGHIFTTGFTRMSQRELGLWDPNNFEEPVALQEMDTSNGVLLPFYDPDSSIVYLCGKGDSSIRYFEITDEPPFVHYLNTFSSKEPQRGMGFMPKRGLDVSKCEIARFYKLHERKCEPIIMTVPRKSDLFQDDLYPDTPGPEPALEADEWLSGQDAEPVLISLRDGYVPPKHRELRVTKRNILDVRPPSGPRRSQSASDAPLSQQHTLETLLEEIKALREQVQAQERRITALENMLCELVDGTD; encoded by the exons ATGAGCCGGCGCGTGGTTCGGCAGAGCAAGTTCCGCCATGTGTTTGGGCAGGCAGCAAAGGCTGACCAGGCCTACGAGGACATCCGTGTGTCCAAGGTCACCTGGGACAGCTCCTTCTGTGCCGTCAACCCCAAATTCCTGGCCATTATTGTGGAGGCTGGAGGTGGAGGTGCCTTTATCGTCTTGCCTCTGGCCAAG ACAGGGCGTGTGGATAAGAACTTCCCACTGGTCACTGGGCACACTGCCCCTGTGCTGGACATCGACTGGTGCCCACACAATGACAACGTCATCGCCAGTGCCTCAGATGACACCACCATCATG GTGTGGCAGATTCCAGACTATACCCCTGTGCGCAACATTACAGAACCCATCATCACACTGGAGGGCCACTCGAAGCGTGTGGGCATCCTCTCCTGGCACCCCACTGCCCGAAATGTCCTACTCAGTGCAG GTGGTGACAATGTGATCATCATCTGGAACGTGGGCACCGGGGAGGTGCTCCTGAGTCTCGACGACATGCACCCTGACGTCATCCACAGCGTGTGCTGGAACAGCAATGGGAGCCTGCTAGCCACCACCTGCAAGGACAAGACCCTGCGCATTATTGACCCCCGCAAGGGCCAGGTGGTGGCG GAGCGAGCCCGGCCTCACGAGGGCGCCCGCCCGCTGCGGGCGGTCTTCACCGCAGACGGGAAGCTACTCAGCACCGGCTTCAGCAGGATGAGTGAGCGGCAACTCGCGCTCTGGGACCCG GAGAGGTTTGCGGCCCACGAGGGAATGAGGCCCATGCGGGCGGTCTTCACGCGCCAGGGTCATATCTTCACCACGGGCTTCACCCGCATGAGCCAGCGAGAGCTGGGCCTGTGGGACCCG AACAACTTCGAGGAGCCAGTGGCACTGCAGGAGATGGACACAAGCAACGGGGTCCTACTGCCCTTCTACGATCCCGACTCCAGCATCGTCTACCTATGCGGCAAG GGCGACAGCAGCATTCGGTACTTTGAGATTACCGACGAACCACCCTTCGTGCACTACCTGAACACGTTCAGCAGCAAGGAGCCGCAGAGAGGCATGGGATTCATGCCCAAGCGGGGACTGGATGTCAGCAAGTGTGAGATCGCCAG GTTCTACAAGTTGCACGAAAGAAAGTGTGAACCCATCATCATGACTGTGCCCCGAAAG TCAGACTTGTTCCAGGACGACCTATATCCAGATACTCCGGGCCCCGAGCCGGCCCTAGAAGCGGACGAATGGCTCTCAGGCCAGGACGCCGAACCCGTGCTCATCTCGCTGAGGGACGGTTACGTGCCCCCCAAGCACCGCGAGCTCCGGGTCACCAAGCGCAACATCCTGGACGTGCGCCCACCCTCTGGGCCCCGCCGCAGCCAGTCGGCCAGCGACGCCCCCTTGTCG CAGCAGCACACCCTGGAGACGCTGCTGGAGGAGATCAAGGCCCTTCGCGAGCAGGTGCAGGCCCAGGAGCGGCGCATCACGGCTTTGGAGAACATGCTGTGCGAGCTGGTGGACGGCACGGACTAG
- the CORO6 gene encoding coronin-6 isoform X5, with translation MVWQIPDYTPVRNITEPIITLEGHSKRVGILSWHPTARNVLLSAGGDNVIIIWNVGTGEVLLSLDDMHPDVIHSVCWNSNGSLLATTCKDKTLRIIDPRKGQVVAERFAAHEGMRPMRAVFTRQGHIFTTGFTRMSQRELGLWDPNNFEEPVALQEMDTSNGVLLPFYDPDSSIVYLCGKGDSSIRYFEITDEPPFVHYLNTFSSKEPQRGMGFMPKRGLDVSKCEIARFYKLHERKCEPIIMTVPRKSDLFQDDLYPDTPGPEPALEADEWLSGQDAEPVLISLRDGYVPPKHRELRVTKRNILDVRPPSGPRRSQSASDAPLSQHTLETLLEEIKALREQVQAQERRITALENMLCELVDGTD, from the exons ATG GTGTGGCAGATTCCAGACTATACCCCTGTGCGCAACATTACAGAACCCATCATCACACTGGAGGGCCACTCGAAGCGTGTGGGCATCCTCTCCTGGCACCCCACTGCCCGAAATGTCCTACTCAGTGCAG GTGGTGACAATGTGATCATCATCTGGAACGTGGGCACCGGGGAGGTGCTCCTGAGTCTCGACGACATGCACCCTGACGTCATCCACAGCGTGTGCTGGAACAGCAATGGGAGCCTGCTAGCCACCACCTGCAAGGACAAGACCCTGCGCATTATTGACCCCCGCAAGGGCCAGGTGGTGGCG GAGAGGTTTGCGGCCCACGAGGGAATGAGGCCCATGCGGGCGGTCTTCACGCGCCAGGGTCATATCTTCACCACGGGCTTCACCCGCATGAGCCAGCGAGAGCTGGGCCTGTGGGACCCG AACAACTTCGAGGAGCCAGTGGCACTGCAGGAGATGGACACAAGCAACGGGGTCCTACTGCCCTTCTACGATCCCGACTCCAGCATCGTCTACCTATGCGGCAAG GGCGACAGCAGCATTCGGTACTTTGAGATTACCGACGAACCACCCTTCGTGCACTACCTGAACACGTTCAGCAGCAAGGAGCCGCAGAGAGGCATGGGATTCATGCCCAAGCGGGGACTGGATGTCAGCAAGTGTGAGATCGCCAG GTTCTACAAGTTGCACGAAAGAAAGTGTGAACCCATCATCATGACTGTGCCCCGAAAG TCAGACTTGTTCCAGGACGACCTATATCCAGATACTCCGGGCCCCGAGCCGGCCCTAGAAGCGGACGAATGGCTCTCAGGCCAGGACGCCGAACCCGTGCTCATCTCGCTGAGGGACGGTTACGTGCCCCCCAAGCACCGCGAGCTCCGGGTCACCAAGCGCAACATCCTGGACGTGCGCCCACCCTCTGGGCCCCGCCGCAGCCAGTCGGCCAGCGACGCCCCCTTGTCG CAGCACACCCTGGAGACGCTGCTGGAGGAGATCAAGGCCCTTCGCGAGCAGGTGCAGGCCCAGGAGCGGCGCATCACGGCTTTGGAGAACATGCTGTGCGAGCTGGTGGACGGCACGGACTAG
- the CORO6 gene encoding coronin-6 isoform X4, producing MSRRVVRQSKFRHVFGQAAKADQAYEDIRVSKVTWDSSFCAVNPKFLAIIVEAGGGGAFIVLPLAKTGRVDKNFPLVTGHTAPVLDIDWCPHNDNVIASASDDTTIMVWQIPDYTPVRNITEPIITLEGHSKRVGILSWHPTARNVLLSAGGDNVIIIWNVGTGEVLLSLDDMHPDVIHSVCWNSNGSLLATTCKDKTLRIIDPRKGQVVAERFAAHEGMRPMRAVFTRQGHIFTTGFTRMSQRELGLWDPNNFEEPVALQEMDTSNGVLLPFYDPDSSIVYLCGKGDSSIRYFEITDEPPFVHYLNTFSSKEPQRGMGFMPKRGLDVSKCEIARFYKLHERKCEPIIMTVPRKSDLFQDDLYPDTPGPEPALEADEWLSGQDAEPVLISLRDGYVPPKHRELRVTKRNILDVRPPSGPRRSQSASDAPLSQHTLETLLEEIKALREQVQAQERRITALENMLCELVDGTD from the exons ATGAGCCGGCGCGTGGTTCGGCAGAGCAAGTTCCGCCATGTGTTTGGGCAGGCAGCAAAGGCTGACCAGGCCTACGAGGACATCCGTGTGTCCAAGGTCACCTGGGACAGCTCCTTCTGTGCCGTCAACCCCAAATTCCTGGCCATTATTGTGGAGGCTGGAGGTGGAGGTGCCTTTATCGTCTTGCCTCTGGCCAAG ACAGGGCGTGTGGATAAGAACTTCCCACTGGTCACTGGGCACACTGCCCCTGTGCTGGACATCGACTGGTGCCCACACAATGACAACGTCATCGCCAGTGCCTCAGATGACACCACCATCATG GTGTGGCAGATTCCAGACTATACCCCTGTGCGCAACATTACAGAACCCATCATCACACTGGAGGGCCACTCGAAGCGTGTGGGCATCCTCTCCTGGCACCCCACTGCCCGAAATGTCCTACTCAGTGCAG GTGGTGACAATGTGATCATCATCTGGAACGTGGGCACCGGGGAGGTGCTCCTGAGTCTCGACGACATGCACCCTGACGTCATCCACAGCGTGTGCTGGAACAGCAATGGGAGCCTGCTAGCCACCACCTGCAAGGACAAGACCCTGCGCATTATTGACCCCCGCAAGGGCCAGGTGGTGGCG GAGAGGTTTGCGGCCCACGAGGGAATGAGGCCCATGCGGGCGGTCTTCACGCGCCAGGGTCATATCTTCACCACGGGCTTCACCCGCATGAGCCAGCGAGAGCTGGGCCTGTGGGACCCG AACAACTTCGAGGAGCCAGTGGCACTGCAGGAGATGGACACAAGCAACGGGGTCCTACTGCCCTTCTACGATCCCGACTCCAGCATCGTCTACCTATGCGGCAAG GGCGACAGCAGCATTCGGTACTTTGAGATTACCGACGAACCACCCTTCGTGCACTACCTGAACACGTTCAGCAGCAAGGAGCCGCAGAGAGGCATGGGATTCATGCCCAAGCGGGGACTGGATGTCAGCAAGTGTGAGATCGCCAG GTTCTACAAGTTGCACGAAAGAAAGTGTGAACCCATCATCATGACTGTGCCCCGAAAG TCAGACTTGTTCCAGGACGACCTATATCCAGATACTCCGGGCCCCGAGCCGGCCCTAGAAGCGGACGAATGGCTCTCAGGCCAGGACGCCGAACCCGTGCTCATCTCGCTGAGGGACGGTTACGTGCCCCCCAAGCACCGCGAGCTCCGGGTCACCAAGCGCAACATCCTGGACGTGCGCCCACCCTCTGGGCCCCGCCGCAGCCAGTCGGCCAGCGACGCCCCCTTGTCG CAGCACACCCTGGAGACGCTGCTGGAGGAGATCAAGGCCCTTCGCGAGCAGGTGCAGGCCCAGGAGCGGCGCATCACGGCTTTGGAGAACATGCTGTGCGAGCTGGTGGACGGCACGGACTAG
- the CORO6 gene encoding coronin-6 isoform X2, protein MSRRVVRQSKFRHVFGQAAKADQAYEDIRVSKVTWDSSFCAVNPKFLAIIVEAGGGGAFIVLPLAKTGRVDKNFPLVTGHTAPVLDIDWCPHNDNVIASASDDTTIMVWQIPDYTPVRNITEPIITLEGHSKRVGILSWHPTARNVLLSAGGDNVIIIWNVGTGEVLLSLDDMHPDVIHSVCWNSNGSLLATTCKDKTLRIIDPRKGQVVAERARPHEGARPLRAVFTADGKLLSTGFSRMSERQLALWDPERFAAHEGMRPMRAVFTRQGHIFTTGFTRMSQRELGLWDPNNFEEPVALQEMDTSNGVLLPFYDPDSSIVYLCGKGDSSIRYFEITDEPPFVHYLNTFSSKEPQRGMGFMPKRGLDVSKCEIARFYKLHERKCEPIIMTVPRKSDLFQDDLYPDTPGPEPALEADEWLSGQDAEPVLISLRDGYVPPKHRELRVTKRNILDVRPPSGPRRSQSASDAPLSQHTLETLLEEIKALREQVQAQERRITALENMLCELVDGTD, encoded by the exons ATGAGCCGGCGCGTGGTTCGGCAGAGCAAGTTCCGCCATGTGTTTGGGCAGGCAGCAAAGGCTGACCAGGCCTACGAGGACATCCGTGTGTCCAAGGTCACCTGGGACAGCTCCTTCTGTGCCGTCAACCCCAAATTCCTGGCCATTATTGTGGAGGCTGGAGGTGGAGGTGCCTTTATCGTCTTGCCTCTGGCCAAG ACAGGGCGTGTGGATAAGAACTTCCCACTGGTCACTGGGCACACTGCCCCTGTGCTGGACATCGACTGGTGCCCACACAATGACAACGTCATCGCCAGTGCCTCAGATGACACCACCATCATG GTGTGGCAGATTCCAGACTATACCCCTGTGCGCAACATTACAGAACCCATCATCACACTGGAGGGCCACTCGAAGCGTGTGGGCATCCTCTCCTGGCACCCCACTGCCCGAAATGTCCTACTCAGTGCAG GTGGTGACAATGTGATCATCATCTGGAACGTGGGCACCGGGGAGGTGCTCCTGAGTCTCGACGACATGCACCCTGACGTCATCCACAGCGTGTGCTGGAACAGCAATGGGAGCCTGCTAGCCACCACCTGCAAGGACAAGACCCTGCGCATTATTGACCCCCGCAAGGGCCAGGTGGTGGCG GAGCGAGCCCGGCCTCACGAGGGCGCCCGCCCGCTGCGGGCGGTCTTCACCGCAGACGGGAAGCTACTCAGCACCGGCTTCAGCAGGATGAGTGAGCGGCAACTCGCGCTCTGGGACCCG GAGAGGTTTGCGGCCCACGAGGGAATGAGGCCCATGCGGGCGGTCTTCACGCGCCAGGGTCATATCTTCACCACGGGCTTCACCCGCATGAGCCAGCGAGAGCTGGGCCTGTGGGACCCG AACAACTTCGAGGAGCCAGTGGCACTGCAGGAGATGGACACAAGCAACGGGGTCCTACTGCCCTTCTACGATCCCGACTCCAGCATCGTCTACCTATGCGGCAAG GGCGACAGCAGCATTCGGTACTTTGAGATTACCGACGAACCACCCTTCGTGCACTACCTGAACACGTTCAGCAGCAAGGAGCCGCAGAGAGGCATGGGATTCATGCCCAAGCGGGGACTGGATGTCAGCAAGTGTGAGATCGCCAG GTTCTACAAGTTGCACGAAAGAAAGTGTGAACCCATCATCATGACTGTGCCCCGAAAG TCAGACTTGTTCCAGGACGACCTATATCCAGATACTCCGGGCCCCGAGCCGGCCCTAGAAGCGGACGAATGGCTCTCAGGCCAGGACGCCGAACCCGTGCTCATCTCGCTGAGGGACGGTTACGTGCCCCCCAAGCACCGCGAGCTCCGGGTCACCAAGCGCAACATCCTGGACGTGCGCCCACCCTCTGGGCCCCGCCGCAGCCAGTCGGCCAGCGACGCCCCCTTGTCG CAGCACACCCTGGAGACGCTGCTGGAGGAGATCAAGGCCCTTCGCGAGCAGGTGCAGGCCCAGGAGCGGCGCATCACGGCTTTGGAGAACATGCTGTGCGAGCTGGTGGACGGCACGGACTAG